A single Agromyces sp. CF514 DNA region contains:
- a CDS encoding M13 family metallopeptidase — protein MTDVSLTSGIVHDELDDAVRPQDDLFRHVNGRWIERTEIPADKARYGSFIVLHEEAERAVRDIIQESQGAEAGTEARKVGDLYASFLNEERANLLGVTPIAGQLGEVSLIGDVPSFLETLGRLERQGVSGLVQLFVDNDPGDPERYLVFAEQGGIGLPDESYFREERFEPIREAYLALLERMFGLAHLDDAADRARRVFDLETEIAAAHWNNVETRDSHKTYNLYSWSDAAAAAAGTSTEFDLAVWRDAMGVPEGAFDEIVLREPSFVEALGTLVTADRLPALKDWLAWQVIRANAAYLSDDFVEANFDFYGRTLSGTPQIRERWKRGVSLVEGAMGEAVGRIYVERHFPPAAKTAMDELVANLIEAYRQSITSLEWMGAETRERALDKLDKFTPKIGFPVKWRDYSTLEVVPDDLVANVRATAEYTFLREIGKLGKPIDRDEWFMTPQTINAYYNPGFNEIVFPAAILQFPFFDEGRDAAANYGAIGAVIGHEIGHGFDDQGSKYDGDGRLLDWWTEADRAAFEERTKALIAQYDALVPAQLAGGEGADEHHVNGALTIGENIGDLGGLAIAWKAYVISLGGAEPPVIEGLTGVQRFFLSWAQAWQQKGRDAEVIRLLAIDPHSPNEFRCNQIVRNIDEFYTGFGVTSDDTLWLDPAERVTIW, from the coding sequence CCGACGTCTCGCTCACCTCCGGCATCGTGCACGACGAACTCGACGATGCGGTGCGTCCGCAGGACGACCTGTTCCGCCATGTCAACGGGCGCTGGATCGAGCGCACCGAGATCCCCGCAGACAAGGCGCGGTACGGCTCGTTCATCGTGCTGCACGAAGAGGCCGAGCGGGCCGTGCGCGACATCATCCAGGAGTCGCAGGGCGCCGAGGCCGGCACCGAGGCTCGCAAGGTCGGCGACCTCTACGCGAGCTTCCTCAACGAGGAGCGCGCCAACCTGCTGGGCGTCACCCCGATCGCTGGGCAGCTCGGCGAGGTGTCCCTCATCGGCGACGTCCCGTCGTTCCTCGAGACCCTCGGCCGTCTCGAGCGCCAGGGCGTGTCGGGCCTCGTGCAGCTCTTCGTCGACAACGACCCCGGCGACCCCGAGCGCTACCTCGTGTTCGCCGAGCAGGGCGGCATCGGCCTGCCCGACGAGAGCTACTTCCGCGAGGAGCGCTTCGAGCCGATCCGCGAGGCCTACCTCGCACTGCTCGAGCGCATGTTCGGGCTCGCGCACCTCGACGACGCGGCCGATCGGGCGCGCCGCGTGTTCGACCTCGAGACCGAGATCGCCGCCGCGCACTGGAACAACGTCGAGACGCGCGACAGCCACAAGACCTACAACCTGTACAGCTGGTCGGATGCCGCGGCCGCCGCCGCGGGCACCTCGACCGAGTTCGACCTCGCCGTGTGGCGCGACGCGATGGGCGTGCCCGAGGGTGCGTTCGACGAGATCGTGCTGCGCGAGCCGTCGTTCGTCGAGGCGCTCGGAACGCTGGTCACCGCCGACCGCCTGCCCGCCCTGAAGGACTGGCTGGCGTGGCAGGTCATCCGCGCGAACGCCGCGTACCTGTCCGACGACTTCGTCGAGGCCAACTTCGACTTCTACGGCCGCACGTTGAGCGGCACCCCGCAGATCCGCGAGCGGTGGAAGCGCGGCGTCTCGCTCGTCGAGGGCGCGATGGGCGAGGCCGTCGGCCGCATCTACGTCGAGCGGCACTTCCCGCCCGCGGCGAAGACCGCGATGGACGAGCTCGTCGCGAACCTGATCGAGGCCTACCGGCAGTCGATCACCTCGCTCGAGTGGATGGGCGCCGAGACGCGCGAGCGCGCACTCGACAAGCTCGACAAGTTCACGCCGAAGATCGGGTTCCCGGTCAAGTGGCGCGACTACTCGACGCTCGAGGTCGTGCCGGACGACCTCGTCGCCAACGTGCGCGCGACGGCCGAGTACACGTTCCTCCGCGAGATCGGCAAGCTCGGCAAGCCGATCGACCGCGACGAGTGGTTCATGACCCCGCAGACGATCAACGCCTACTACAACCCCGGATTCAACGAGATCGTGTTCCCCGCGGCGATCCTGCAGTTCCCGTTCTTCGACGAGGGGCGCGATGCCGCGGCGAACTACGGTGCGATCGGCGCCGTCATCGGCCACGAGATCGGGCACGGCTTCGACGACCAGGGCTCGAAGTACGACGGCGACGGCCGCCTGCTCGACTGGTGGACCGAGGCCGACCGGGCGGCGTTCGAGGAGCGCACGAAGGCGCTCATCGCGCAGTACGACGCGCTCGTGCCCGCGCAGCTCGCGGGCGGCGAGGGCGCCGACGAGCACCACGTGAACGGCGCGCTCACGATCGGCGAGAACATCGGCGACCTCGGCGGTCTCGCGATCGCCTGGAAGGCCTACGTCATCTCGCTGGGCGGTGCCGAGCCGCCGGTGATCGAGGGCCTCACCGGCGTGCAGCGCTTCTTCCTGTCATGGGCGCAGGCCTGGCAGCAGAAGGGCCGCGACGCCGAGGTGATCCGCCTGCTCGCGATCGACCCGCACTCGCCGAACGAGTTCCGCTGCAACCAGATCGTGCGCAACATCGACGAGTTCTACACTGGGTTCGGAGTGACTTCCGATGACACGCTCTGGCTCGACCCGGCCGAGCGCGTGACCATCTGGTAG
- a CDS encoding serine hydrolase, whose product MHKGKHRGVEPAESFARGFHALSDLALAGVQVTARATDLATGKELFSVDDHVVMPTASIGKVLLLVEVASRLTGTSADAFTVLDRAPRDAVGDSGIWQHLQSPSLPLADLAAMIGATSDNLATNVLLRHVGLEAVRARTEALGLTRTALLDLVRDHRGPDDAPQLSIGSAKELTWLFASLARGEIVSPEVSQRVIGWLSLNSDLSMVASAFGLDPLAHRKPDHGVLLVNKTGTDGGVRSEVGVLRGPRASVSYAVSTYFADTGLSSRLAVLDGMRAVGMDLLEYVH is encoded by the coding sequence GTGCACAAGGGCAAGCACCGGGGCGTCGAGCCGGCCGAGAGCTTCGCGCGCGGGTTCCACGCGCTCAGCGACCTCGCACTCGCCGGCGTGCAGGTCACGGCCCGCGCGACCGACCTGGCCACGGGCAAGGAGCTGTTCTCGGTCGACGACCACGTGGTCATGCCGACCGCGTCGATCGGCAAGGTGCTGCTGCTCGTCGAGGTCGCCTCGCGACTGACGGGCACGAGTGCCGACGCGTTCACGGTGCTCGACCGTGCGCCGCGCGACGCCGTGGGCGACTCGGGCATCTGGCAGCACCTGCAGTCGCCGTCGCTGCCCCTCGCCGACCTCGCGGCCATGATCGGCGCGACGAGCGACAACCTCGCGACGAACGTGCTCCTCCGTCACGTCGGGCTCGAGGCCGTGCGCGCGCGTACCGAGGCGCTGGGCCTGACCCGCACCGCGCTGCTGGACCTCGTGCGCGACCACCGCGGTCCCGACGACGCCCCGCAGCTCTCGATCGGCTCGGCGAAGGAACTGACCTGGCTCTTCGCCTCGCTCGCGCGGGGCGAGATCGTGAGCCCAGAGGTCTCGCAGCGCGTCATCGGGTGGCTGTCGCTGAACTCCGACCTGTCGATGGTCGCGAGCGCGTTCGGCCTCGACCCGCTCGCGCACCGCAAGCCCGACCACGGCGTGCTGCTCGTGAACAAGACCGGCACCGACGGCGGCGTGCGCAGCGAGGTCGGCGTGCTGCGCGGCCCTCGCGCGAGCGTCTCGTACGCGGTGTCGACTTACTTCGCCGACACCGGGCTCTCGTCACGACTGGCGGTGCTCGACGGCATGCGCGCCGTCGGCATGGACCTGCTCGAGTACGTGCACTGA
- a CDS encoding NUDIX domain-containing protein, with protein sequence MPLPDLLVSAIALVRDRRVLMVTARGRDVYYMPGGKIDAGETAAQAAAREAHEEVALALDPDALVELFEVVTQAHGEPDGRLVRMRVFEAVTDAAPAASAEVGALHWVTTADIGRCPPAGADVLRRLAASGAID encoded by the coding sequence ATGCCGCTGCCTGACCTCCTCGTCTCCGCGATCGCGCTCGTGCGCGACCGCCGCGTGCTCATGGTCACGGCGCGCGGCCGCGACGTGTACTACATGCCCGGCGGCAAGATCGACGCCGGAGAGACGGCCGCGCAGGCCGCCGCCCGCGAGGCGCACGAGGAGGTCGCCCTCGCGCTCGATCCCGACGCGCTCGTCGAGCTGTTCGAGGTCGTCACCCAGGCGCACGGCGAGCCCGACGGGCGCCTCGTGCGCATGCGCGTGTTCGAGGCGGTGACGGATGCCGCGCCCGCCGCATCCGCCGAGGTCGGCGCCCTGCACTGGGTGACCACCGCCGACATCGGCAGGTGTCCGCCCGCGGGAGCCGACGTGCTGCGGCGGCTCGCGGCATCCGGAGCCATCGACTGA